A region of the Microcystis aeruginosa FD4 genome:
ACCAGTTGCTAAAACCGCCCTCTTAACAATTCAATCTGAGGATGCTCAGAAGTTAGCAGAACTCCCCCTTACTTGGTTTTATTGGGATGGTAAAGATTGGCATCCCCTCTCAGCCCAACTGAAAAATATCATCAGTGGCTTAACTGTTACAGTTAATCCTCAATTGAGCAGGACAGTTATTATTAGCCCTGGGGAAGCAGTTGACAATCAAGGACAGAAAATTAAACTCAATAATCCTCAGCAAGTTAATCTACCAGAAAACTACAGGAATCAAACAGTCTTCCTAACAATCTCTTACGATCTAGAAAATCCTAATACACCACGCATTTCAACTTTGCTAGAGGCAGAAGCCAACCAATATCCCCTTGGAGTCTATCTCCGGTTAGCTCGCCTAGCGATTGATCCAGAAGGTCAAATCAGCCAATTAGTCAGTAATACCTCAGAAAATAACCAAAGTTGGCAAGTATCAATTCCTAACTTTCCCGTTCCCGTTAAACAAATCATCAACGGTGTAGAAGCGTCCTGGCTGAAAGTTGCGCTCAATCAGTCTTTAATCCCTGGTTCTCCTCCCTTACCGAAAATTCAAAGGATTACAGCAGGAGTGAGCGTTACTCAGTCCAATTTACTGCCTGATCTCGGTTTTACCAATTCTTCACCCCTCGACCTAACCAAAGACTTCTTTCCCTTTGGCGAAAACCCCCGCCTCAGTGACACACTCTACCTAGCCAGTCAGGAAGTCTTGGCCAAAGCAGGGGCTAGGATAACAGTCAACATCGCCCTCAATGAAACTGTCCCCGTCAACAGCGAAAATGAAGTTGAATTAGCCTTCGATGCTTGGGATGGCAAGGCTTGGCAGCCATTATTGGTAACTCCCAGTAGTCCAGCAACTGCCAAATTCACCCAAAGCGGCTCAATTACTTTTACTTTGCCCAATCAGATAGGATTAGGTGAAGTTAATAGCAAGACTAATTATTGGATTCGCGTGCGGATTGTTCGGGGAAACTATGGCACGGGGACTTCCTCTCAACCCCCTACTTTTACTACCCTCAGACAAGAAATTAGGGAAAACACCGAGCAAATTATCGTCAACAGTAGCCGGGGGTTTATGCCAGGCGATCGCATCCAAATTGCCACGGGAACTAACACTCAGGAGGTCCGAACTATCGGGGTTGTTAATACCTCAAATAATAGCCTGACGTTGACAGAAGCCCTACAATCGCCTCATCCAGTGGGGACAGGAGTATGGTTAATTTCTAACACCCTTTCTCCCCCTTTGCTCAAATCCCTAACCCTAAGTTATACCTATGATGCTACTCAGTCCCTTTCTGCTTGTCAAACCTACAATAACTTTACATACATTCAACAGAAAGAACAACCATTTATTCCTTTTGAAGCCCTCACAGAATCTCATCCTTCGTTATATCTAGGATTTACCCTCCCGCCAACTCGATCCAATTTCCCCAATCGTCCTCTGAGTCTTTTTGTCTCCTTAGCAGACTTGAAATATGGGGAAAAATTTATCCCTCTTTCTCCCCCCTACAGTCGTCAAGTTGGGACAACTGGGAGAGTCACTCATCCCCTGTGGGTAACAAATGATACGGATCAATCAGTCACTTGGCGAGTGGAAATTTCGGGCAATAATTGGGAGACGACAATCTCAGAAGCAGGGACTTCAATTACTCTTGCTCCTGGGGAAACAAAATCCTTAAAAGTGCAGATTACTATTCCCGAAGATCTCAATCAGGAAAACCGAGATATTGCTTTTGTGCGCCTGAGCCGTCCTGATACTTTTGCTACTATTTATACTGCTACTTTAGAAACCTTTGTGGCAGACCAACTACCACCAAGGTCGCCAGTCTGGTTATCTTGGCAATATTGGAATGGACAAGCTTGGTCAAAACTTACGGTCGAGGATGGCAGCGAAAATTTCACCCTTTCAGGATTAATTAAATTCTTGGTTCCGGCTGACTGTCAAACTAAAGCCGAGTTTGACTTATGGGAACGTTACTGGTTACGGGTACAGTGGGAAACAGGAGACTATCTCATTGAACCTAGAATCATCAACCTTGCCCTCAATACAACTTTTGCCAGCCAAACGATCACGATTGTCAAGGAAATTTTAGGTTCTAGTAACGGGTCAGAAAATCAAATTTTCCAAACGACTCGCTTTCCCGTCCTGCAAAACCCACAATTGGAGGTCAGAGAACCAGAAAAACCTTCAGAACTAGAGCTAGAGAGACTAAAACTGCAAGGAAATAGCAACCCGATTACCCCAATTCCCAATTCTCGAGAAGTCTGGGTACAATGGCAGCAAGTTGCTGATTTTTATGGCTCAAGTTCTCGCGATCGCCACTACGTCCTCGACCAGCTTACGGGCAAAATTCAGTTTGGTAACGGACGCAACGGGCTGATTCCGCCTCTGGGAACTGGTAATCTAAGGATAGCGCGGTATCAGACAGGCGGCGGTGAAGCGGGGAATAAACCTGTTGATAGTATTGTGCAACTGAAAACCACAGTTCCCTACATCGAGAAAGTAACCAACTTACAAGCGGCGGTGGGTGGTACAGAAGCAGAGACCCTGGAATCCCTGCGCGATCGCCTCCCTGGAACCATCCGCCACGGCGATCGCGCCGTCACCCTAGAAGATTACGAAGACTTAGCCAAACTGGCTTCCCCAGAGGTAGTGCGGGCGAAATGCGTTCCCTTACGCAATCTGGTTGATGACCCACTGGATCTAAACCCTATCACACCGGGAGATGTTAGCATTATTATTGTCTCCCGTTCCACCGAGATTAAACCCTTGTCTAGTATAGGACTGCTCAACCGCGTCCAAGACTACTTGGAAACCTATGGGATTCCTACTGCCAATATCGCCGTAGTTGGACCTTTGTATCTCAGCGTGAGTGTCACCGCAGATATTGCCCTCACCTCTCTAGAAGGAGCAAGTGCAGTTGAGGGGGCGGTCAATCAAACTCTTACTCGCTTCTTACATCCCCTCACCGGTGGCTTAGATGGCAAGGGTTGGGACTTTGGTCGCAAACCGCACAATTCAGACTTCTACGCCCTGCTGGAATCTGTCTCCGGTGTGGACTATATCCGCTCTCTCAAGGTAGATCCCCCGGAAGATCTAGAAAGTTTGTCAGAGGAGGTGAAACAAGTAATGAAAACAAATCGCTTTTTAGTTTACTCCGGCAAGCATACTGTTAACCTGTTTTTTGAGAAATCCTGAGAAGTCAATATGCCGCTAGAATTACCTAACCTAGATGACCGCAGCTATGAGGATCTGGTGCAAGAGGCTCTCAGCCTGATTCCTAGCTACGCACCGGACTGGACAAATTATAATCCCTCCGATCCAGGCATAACCCTGATTGAGTTGTTTGCCTACCTCAGCGAACTGTTGATTTATCGGCTCAACCGGGTGACAGATACCAATCAATACGCTTTCTTGAAACTGCTGAATGGGCGAGATTGGCAGCCTTCACCGCAGAAAACCCTGAATGAAGAAATTCGAGAAACTGTGCTTAAGCTGCGGCAGTCAGAACGTGCCGTCACCTGCAAGGACTTTGAAAACCTAGCTTTAGCAGCAGACTCAAAGATAGCCCGTACTCGCTGCCTTCCCCGACGCAATCTAGTCTCAGAAAACCCGTTAAAGCCAGAAAAAAGACCCGGACATATCAGTGTGGTGATTGTTCCCTATGCCCCACCAGAAACTTTAAAACCCCAGCCGACAGAAGAACTAATTCAGAAAGTAACTAAATACCTCGAACCTCGACGGCTGTTAACTACAAGAGTACACGTAGTTGCACCGCGATATGTTGAGGTGGGAGTGCGGCTGACTCTACATCTTAACCGTGATGTCCGGGAAGCAGATATTCGTCCCAAAGCGATCACTATCTTGCAAAAGTTCCTCCATCCCCTGACAGGAGGTACAGACGGCAAAGGCTGGCCTTTTGGTCGAAATGTTTATGTTTCAGAAATTTACGAGTTACTTGACAAATTGGAGGGAATAGATTTTGTAACTGCTACCAACAAACAAGAAGAACTAACAGTAAGTGACCCTGACCGTTTGTTGCGAGACAATGGTAAACTGATAGCGATCAAAATTCAGCCAGAAGAAATTGTTGTTCCAGGTACTATCGCTCTGAAATTTGAGTCTCCCGTAAAGTAATCAAGAAATCGGAAGTTGGATTCTCATGCCTAGCACTCCTACCAGAACCCCCAGCAGCCTGCTCGAGTACCTCCCCGCCATTTACCAGGCAGACCCATTCCTCGGTCAATTTCTCTTGGCCTTTGAAAAGATACTTTTGGGAATTAAAGATGAAGTTCCCTTCCCTGAAATCGAGAATAACCGCAACTTCCCCCCCAATGGCTTAGAAGAAATTATTGCCGGAGTGGCGACTTATTTTGATCCCCAACAAACCCCTGATGAATTTCTCTCTTGGCTGGCGAGTTGGACGGCCCTTAGCCTGCGAGCAGATGTCAACCCCATTATCCAGCGACAGTTCATTGCCAATATTATTAAACACTATCAATTACGGGGGACAAAGACAAACTTAGAAGAACTGTTGCGGATTTTTGTTCTGGGTAAACCTAGCGTTATTGAAACCGCAGAGGCAGAATTTCAGATTGGGGTACATTCCACCATCGGGAAAGATACTTATTTGGGTGGTGGTCCGCCGCACTTTTTTACTGTTACTATCGCTTTAGCAGAAGAATTAAAGAGCAAACCCCAAGAGTTAGCACGACAGTTGGAAATTGCTAATGCACTGATTCAACTAGAAAAACCGGCACATACAGATTACAAACTTATACCGATTTATCCCGGAACTATCCAAATCGGCAATAAAGATTCCAGTGTTTTAGGAATCAACACTATCCTCGGAACCATGCCCACACAACCAACCACAAGTCCTTAAAATTTAGCAAATATCAGGAAATATGGAGATTAGAGATTATGGCAGAGATTAAGCGCCCAAATTATTTCACTTCCGAATTTTTGGTAGAAAAAGATTTCATCGACGAACAGACATATCACCGTGATATGCGCTATCGCCACAATCAATTACTTCATAGCTGGGGAGTAGTTGATGGATTAATTGTCAGCAAAACTGGTGACAAACAAGTTACCATCAGCCCCGGTATAGCAATTAATAAAGAGGGTAAAGAAATTATCCTACCCTCTGACCCACCACCGCAACCCCTCAACCTCACTGGGACTGGTGATATATATGTGACGATTGAGTATCAGGATGTCAAAGATGAGGCTGATAAAGATACCACCAGTGGTGTGACTGATCAATACAGGCGCATTACTGAACGCCCATTAGTCAAAAGCACGACATCACCACCAAGCAATGACGGTACGCTGATTCTGTTAGCAAAGGTAACACTTGCTAATGATAAGATCGAAGGAAATCCTGACAATTCCGTGCGGACATTCGCCAGTGCCAAAATTGCCTCCGGTAAGGTGACAATTGACCAACTCGCGGATAATTCGGTTAATGCTGCCAAAATTATTGATGGTTCAGTCGGCACCAATGAACTAGCTAACGGAGCAGTTAACGTTAACAAATTAGCAGATAATTCGGTTAATGCTGCCAAAATCATTGATGGTTCAGTCGGCACCAATGAACTGGCTAATACAGCAGTTACTGTTGACAAATTAGCAGATAATTCGGTTAATGCTGCCAAAATCATTGATGGTTCAGTCGGCACCAATGAACTGGCTAATACAGCAGTTACTGTTGACAAATTAGCAGATAATTCAGTTAATGCTGCCAAAATCATTGATGGTTCAGTCGGCACTAATGAACTAGCTAACGGAGCAGTTAACGTTGACAAATTAGCAGACAATTCAGTTAATGCTGCCAAAATCATTGATGGTTCAGTCGGCACCAATGAACTAGCTAACGGAGCAGTTAACGTTGACAAATTAGCAGATAATTCAGTTAATGCTGCCAAAATCATTGATGGTTCAGTCGGCACTAATGAACTGGCTAATGGCGCAGTTACCGTTGAGAAATTAGCAGATAATTCAGTTAATGCTGCTAAAATTATTGATGGTTCAGTTGGCACAAATGAACTGGCTAACGTAGCAGTTACTATTGGCAAATTAGCGGATAATTCAGTTAATGCTGCCAAAATCATTGATGGTTCAGTTGGCACCAATGAACTGGCTAATACAGCAGTTACCCTTGAGAAATTAGCGGATAATTCAGTTAATGCTGCCAAAATCATTGATGGTTCAGTTGGCACCAATGAACTGGCTAATACAGCAGTTACCCTTGAGAAATTAGCGGATAATTCAGTTAATGCTGCCAAAATCATTGATGGTTCAGTTGGCACCAATGAACTGGCTAATGGAGCAGTTAATGCTTACAAATTGTCTCCCTTGCAAGTTCAGGGAGAAGGCTTTCAACGATGCCTCTATACCAATTCTTCCGCTTCTTCCAATGATTTATCTATCGCCCCTCTCGCTTACGGGATTCAGAACAGTGCCAACGCATCGACTGCCGCGGTAGGCACTACTTCTAATTTCTCTTATGCCCAAAGTTTTGGGATCTCTAACAGTGCTAATGCTTCTACTACTGCTTCCGAATACTCGAACGTCTATAGTTACGGACTCTCTAGCTCTGCTAATGCTTCTAGCACTGCTTCCGGTTCTCAGATAGATAGTAACTATTACGGTACCTACGCCCAGAGTTACGGAGTAAGTGCCTCTGCCAATGCTTCTACCACTGGTAAACTCTCAAATGCTTATAGTTTCGGAGTTTCTGGCACCGCTTCTGCTACTTCTACAGAGCAATCTGCCATTAGTTACGGAGTTTATGGCAGCGCTTCTGCCAGCCAGGAAAGAGCGCAAACTTACGGAGTTTATGGTTTTGCCAATGCGGGGCAATCATATTCAAGTTCGCCAGTTTACGGAGTCTTTGCCCAGGGCTATTTTTATAGTCCTAACCCTACTCAGATCCAGTCCCCAATATACGGGGTCTATGCCAGGAGTGATGTTTATAATGCTACTCAGGTAAACTCCTCAATATACGGGGTCTATGGCGAAGTAAGTGTCACTGCTACTGAGATCAAATATCCAGTTTACGGGGTCTATGGGTCTGCCTATGCTTCTCAGGCCAATTCCCGAGCCTACGGGGTTTATGCCGCGGCTAATAATGGTGTTCCCTTATACGTTGCCGGGAAAGCGATTATTACAGGGGGCGTGTCATCCGGACACATCACAGATCGGTTTATTAATCGCAGCGGACAGCGCTTGCGAACAGGGGATGTGGTCAAACTGAAAGGGACACCCATCGCCCGCTTTAGTGGCGAAAATAACAGGATTCCCCTTCCCGAAGTCATCCTCTGCGATCAAGAAAATGACAGCAAAGTCATCGGCATTGTCGATAGCGAAGCCATTCCAGGACCAGAGGTTCCTGACACCCGCATCGGAGCCGACGATCCCACTTTTATCGAAGATGGGGGCGATTTGTATGTGGTGATTTTAGGTACTTATGCTCACTGTAAGGTGGACGCTACAGAAGCCCCGATTGAAGTGGGTGACTTACTTACCTCCTCTAACAATCCTGGCCACGCCAAGAAAGCCACCGATCCCAAACTTGGCACCATTATTGGCAAAGCCTTAGAACCGCTGGAGAAAGGAACAGGTTATATTGCTGTATTTGTGAATATTCAATAGGAGGGAATTATGCCTGTAGCATTCTTTCAAGTTCCGCTATCTGTGCAGCCTAAAAGGGGGGCAGCGGCGGAGATTATTGTGCCTGAAGTCTTGCGCGATCTCAACTATGGCTTTGTTATTGTTAAAGAGGGAGCAGAAGAAGGGATTGTTCGCGTTGACGCATCCGAAACTGATTTAGAGAAAATCACAGGGGATGCAAATTGCACAAGACTTGACTCAGAAACCATGAAAGCTCTGTACGATAGTTATCCCCAACCCAAGCTGAAGCAGCAGTATCAAACAAAAGTACCCATACCTCAACCTTTGCCAGCAGCAGGGGAAGCTCTGCAACAGGCCATACCTCAACCTCCCCAAGTAGCAGGGGAAGCTATGCAACTCCCACCCCCTCAACCTCCCCAAGCAGCAGTTGGGGACAACATTCCAGGACAACAATTCGAGACGGATGAACAAGGCAATCCTGTTGTGATTACCTTGCAGACAGTCCGCTCAGGATTTTATCTGATTGATGTACCAATTGTAGAAAAACTCTAATACCACAGGAGCAAAATTATGACTTTTCCAATTGATGGCGATCTCTATGTTACTGGAAAGACTGGACTTGGTATTGAGCAACCCCAAGAAAGATTAGAAGTCGATGGCAAAATTAAAACTACAGATTTACAAGCTAGTGGCACTGTACAAGCACTCTCCTTTCAAGGGGATGGTTCAAACTTAACTGGAGTCATCAAAAACCTCGACTCAGTGGTTAAAAAAGCCGGAGATATTATGGCAGGTCCTCTGACGATTCAAGATAACCTGACGGTTAATGGAAATTTCCGCATTAACCAAGGGACACAGTCTAGTTTTGGCAGCCATCTCTACCTTAGCAAAACTGATGGTTCGCCCGGTCGTGGGCAGTGGCATATTAACATTGCTCCCAATAATGCCCTCAATTTTGTCGAGTCCGGTATTGCTGACTATCGGTTAGCCATCACACCAGGAGGAAATGTCGGCATCGGAACCCCTACTCCAGGTACTCCCCTAGAAATTGTATCCACACAAGATTCCATTCTCAGGCTGCGACAGAATGAATCAGGACATCCCTGGAACTACATTGAGTGGTGGAACATGAGTTCTAGGCTTTGGTGGAGCGGAACTACACCTAGTAATACTTTTGCCATTGGTACTTATTTAGGAGGAGGAACGGTACTCAGCCTTTCAACTAATGGTAACGTCATTGGTAAGTTTGTCCAAAGTTCTTCCAAAGAACTAAAAGAAAATATTGGCCTGCTTTGCCTCCAGGAAGCAGCTCAAATCTTAGCAGGACTCAATCCCGTTAAGTTCAATTACAAAACCGATAGTGACCAACATCAAAATATCGGATTTATCGCTGAAGATGTACCGGAATTGTTGGCAACTTCTGATCGAAAAGGAGTGAGCATTATGGACATTGTTGGCGTATTAACAAAAGTCTTGCAAGAGCAACAAAAAACAATCTTAGAATTGGCAGAAAAAGTCAAATCTTTAGAAGCAAAAATTCCTAATTGTGATTTGGGATGAGCAGACAGAGTTAAAAAATAAGTAATGGCCGCCAAAGACTTATTCCATCAAGCTGTGAAACAGGCACTCCTAAAAGAGCAGTGGGTAATTACAGCAGATCCACTGAAAATTAAGATTGAGGGAGTGAGATTTGAGATCGATTTAGCAGCAGAAAAGATATTGGCGGCTGAGAAAGAAGAACGCAAAATTGCTGTTGAAATCAAAAGTTTTCTTAATAACTCGGTGCTGACTGATTTTCATGTTGCCTTGGGGCAGTTTTTAAACTATCGACTTGCCCTACAAATGAGTGAATCGGATAGGATGCTATATCTAGCAGTGCCACTTGATACATTTGATTCTTTCTTTCAAGAAAGATTTGTTCAGGAAGCATTAAAAATATATCAAGTCAAGCTGATAGTTTACGAACCACAAAAGGAGATAATTCTTGTATGGAAAGAATAGATTATTACCGTCAATGTATCCGTAATATACTCACTGAAAAAGCAGCAAAAGAAGCCGACAATCCAGACATTGAATGTCAATTAATTTTTGACAGAGAAAATGACCACTACCAGTTACTAGATATAGGCTGGCAGGGGCTGAAAAGAGTTTATAATTGTTTCATACATTTAGATATAAAGGAGGGAAAAATTTGGATTCAGCGGAATATGACTGAGACAGATATTGCCAAAGAATTAGTAGAAATGGGTGTATCCAAGGAAGATATTGTCTTGGGTTTGCATCCAAGCTATAAGCGCCCTTATACAGGCTATGGAGTCGCCTAAGCTGTTCATCATTATAATATAATACAGCAACAAAAAAACTCTGTGTCCTCTGTATCTGGTGTGGTGTTTATTATTGTGTAGAATTTTAATGAAACAATAAAAGGAGGTGAGCGTAAATGGCTTATAGCAATTTCAAATTAGATGAATTAGTAAAGATTTTCAATTTAACCATTCAGGAAAACTCTGAATTATTTGATACCATTCCGGAACTAGAGTGTAGTGAACATTTAATAACAACTCTCCAGGAAACAGTCGATTTAGCAGTAGCTATCAACACCGAAAAAGCTCGTTCTGAAATGATTGTTGTTCCCGTTTTATTAGAGTTGCGAAGGCAATTAAAACACCAAATCAGTCTATTTTCTGGAGTTGATTTTACTGTAGATTTCAGCCAAAGCTTGAACGGTATTTGCGACTTTATTATCAGTAAAAATCCAGAACAGTTATTTATTCGTCAGCCGATTGTTACAATTGTCGAAGCGAAAAATGAAAACTTAAACTCAGGATTTGGTCAGTGCATTGCTGAAATGATCGCCGCTCAAATCTTCAATCAAAGAGAAGGTAATGAACTTCCTGCTATTTACGGAGTAGTGACGACTGGAACCATCTGGAGGTTTTTAAAACTTGTCGGTAAAACAGTTGAGATTGATTTGAGTGAGTATTACATCAAAGACATCAACAAAATTTTAGGCATCTTATATCATGCTATCATCAATAAAGAGCCAGGAGAGTAGATGATTTATGAAACCAGCGATAATTAATCTGCCCAACCATTGCAAAATCAGCCAACAACAGTTTAAAAAACTAGCAATAGCCAACCGAGAACTCCGCCTTGAACGCAGTAATACCGGCGAATTAATCATGATGTCACCTACTGGAGGAAGCACAGGGAAATACAACGTTAAACTCGCCAGTCGTTTTGTCATTTGGAACGAACAAACCCAATTAGGAGAGGTTTTTGATTCCTCCACAGCATTTAGCCTTCCCAATGGCGCAAACCGTTCTCCTGATGTCGCTTGGGTTAGTCGAGAACGATGGAATTGTCTAACCCGCGAACAACAAGATACCTTTCCCCCATTATGTCCTGATTTTGTCTTAGAATTGCGCTCTAAAACAGACAAGATGAAACCCTTACGGGAGAAAATGCAGGAATACCTAGCCAACAAAATGCGCTTAGGCTGGTTAATTGATACCAAAAATAAACTTGTCGAAATTTATCGCGCTGATCAACCCGTAGAAGTCTTAAAGAAGCCTGCTACTTTATCAGGAGAAGATATTTTACCCGGATTTGTTCTTAATTTACAATTTTTGTGGTACGATCTAGAAACCCTAGTTTAAAAACTAACTTTTCCCACGATTTATTCCTATGAAAGAACAAATCAAAGAACGCATCGAACAACTCAAAGCCGAATATGAGTCCGGTCAAAAAATGTTAGCTGATCTAGAAATACAAGAGTCTAATCTAAGAACTACCATGATGCGCATCAGTGGCGCTATTCAAGTATTAGAAGAATTACTTGCTAAAACCGAGGAAGAAGAAAATCTTGACATTGTTGAAATAGCCGACATTAAAGATGATTGACCACAACAAAAAAAACTCTGTGTCCTCTGTGTCTCTGTGGTGTTTATTATGGTTATCGAGGCTAGTAAAGCCTGGTCGGAAAATCTGTTACCAGCTTTGCAGTGGTTAGACAAACTGTTAGAAAAAGCCATAGTTGCCGCTCAAGCAACCTATGCCAAAGACCCAGCAACTGAAGCCTATCAAGGTCTGTATATCAGTCACGAAGATGTAGAGCGATTGTTAGTACGTGAGCCAGGAACCCCCCTCCTGAAACTGGAAGGAGAAGCCGGAGAACCATCCTTTTCTGAGTTAGCAGTTAAAGCATCGCGCCTGGCCTGGCTCAAACAAACCTTTGACCTGTCTGTCTTCGACCTAGCGCTAATCGTGATTGCCCTCGCTCCCGAACTCGACCTGCGCTACGAAAGGCTTTACGCCTACCTCCAGGACGACGTAACTCGTAGGCGACCCACAGTAGATCTCGCCCTCAACCTGTTGTGTCCTTCAGCCTCAAGCAAGCTTTGGCAAAGGTCTAGGGTTGCGCCAGATGCGCCCCTAATCCGCCATCGACTGCTCCATCTGTTGGCGGACCCCCATCAGGTGCAGCCTCCCTTACTTGCTTGCTACCTCAAGCCTGATGAGCAACTAATCCGCTACCTGCTAGGACAGGAGGGACTCGACTCCCGATTGGCCACATTCTGCCAGATAGTTAAGCCGATTCCAGAATCAGAGTCACTGTCGTTAGATACCAAAATCCAGGAAGCTTTGCTCGCCTTAGCACTCCAGGCGAGGGAAGCCAATCAGCCTTTACACCTTCACTTTCACGGTCCCCAGGGAGTGGGAAAGCGCCAAGCAGCAGAAGCGATCGCCCTCAAGT
Encoded here:
- a CDS encoding putative baseplate assembly protein; the encoded protein is MVKSAPKIDKRTATEITQQLQELLLKYAPTWREDEIEPVTGKRLPKKGTISAALIGTFARFAEIIIERLNQVPDKNFLAFLDLLGASRLPPQAARTPLTFSLAAGSTVDVVVPVGTQVAAPPAEGEKAPVIFETEAELVVTAAQLTSVFVQEPQQDTWSDRTAWLTTGTSTAGFVFHGDAGVEHSLYLACDDLFTLPVAKTALLTIQSEDAQKLAELPLTWFYWDGKDWHPLSAQLKNIISGLTVTVNPQLSRTVIISPGEAVDNQGQKIKLNNPQQVNLPENYRNQTVFLTISYDLENPNTPRISTLLEAEANQYPLGVYLRLARLAIDPEGQISQLVSNTSENNQSWQVSIPNFPVPVKQIINGVEASWLKVALNQSLIPGSPPLPKIQRITAGVSVTQSNLLPDLGFTNSSPLDLTKDFFPFGENPRLSDTLYLASQEVLAKAGARITVNIALNETVPVNSENEVELAFDAWDGKAWQPLLVTPSSPATAKFTQSGSITFTLPNQIGLGEVNSKTNYWIRVRIVRGNYGTGTSSQPPTFTTLRQEIRENTEQIIVNSSRGFMPGDRIQIATGTNTQEVRTIGVVNTSNNSLTLTEALQSPHPVGTGVWLISNTLSPPLLKSLTLSYTYDATQSLSACQTYNNFTYIQQKEQPFIPFEALTESHPSLYLGFTLPPTRSNFPNRPLSLFVSLADLKYGEKFIPLSPPYSRQVGTTGRVTHPLWVTNDTDQSVTWRVEISGNNWETTISEAGTSITLAPGETKSLKVQITIPEDLNQENRDIAFVRLSRPDTFATIYTATLETFVADQLPPRSPVWLSWQYWNGQAWSKLTVEDGSENFTLSGLIKFLVPADCQTKAEFDLWERYWLRVQWETGDYLIEPRIINLALNTTFASQTITIVKEILGSSNGSENQIFQTTRFPVLQNPQLEVREPEKPSELELERLKLQGNSNPITPIPNSREVWVQWQQVADFYGSSSRDRHYVLDQLTGKIQFGNGRNGLIPPLGTGNLRIARYQTGGGEAGNKPVDSIVQLKTTVPYIEKVTNLQAAVGGTEAETLESLRDRLPGTIRHGDRAVTLEDYEDLAKLASPEVVRAKCVPLRNLVDDPLDLNPITPGDVSIIIVSRSTEIKPLSSIGLLNRVQDYLETYGIPTANIAVVGPLYLSVSVTADIALTSLEGASAVEGAVNQTLTRFLHPLTGGLDGKGWDFGRKPHNSDFYALLESVSGVDYIRSLKVDPPEDLESLSEEVKQVMKTNRFLVYSGKHTVNLFFEKS
- a CDS encoding Uma2 family endonuclease, producing MKPAIINLPNHCKISQQQFKKLAIANRELRLERSNTGELIMMSPTGGSTGKYNVKLASRFVIWNEQTQLGEVFDSSTAFSLPNGANRSPDVAWVSRERWNCLTREQQDTFPPLCPDFVLELRSKTDKMKPLREKMQEYLANKMRLGWLIDTKNKLVEIYRADQPVEVLKKPATLSGEDILPGFVLNLQFLWYDLETLV
- a CDS encoding XisI protein; this translates as MERIDYYRQCIRNILTEKAAKEADNPDIECQLIFDRENDHYQLLDIGWQGLKRVYNCFIHLDIKEGKIWIQRNMTETDIAKELVEMGVSKEDIVLGLHPSYKRPYTGYGVA
- a CDS encoding baseplate J/gp47 family protein; the protein is MPLELPNLDDRSYEDLVQEALSLIPSYAPDWTNYNPSDPGITLIELFAYLSELLIYRLNRVTDTNQYAFLKLLNGRDWQPSPQKTLNEEIRETVLKLRQSERAVTCKDFENLALAADSKIARTRCLPRRNLVSENPLKPEKRPGHISVVIVPYAPPETLKPQPTEELIQKVTKYLEPRRLLTTRVHVVAPRYVEVGVRLTLHLNRDVREADIRPKAITILQKFLHPLTGGTDGKGWPFGRNVYVSEIYELLDKLEGIDFVTATNKQEELTVSDPDRLLRDNGKLIAIKIQPEEIVVPGTIALKFESPVK
- a CDS encoding phage tail protein, translating into MPSTPTRTPSSLLEYLPAIYQADPFLGQFLLAFEKILLGIKDEVPFPEIENNRNFPPNGLEEIIAGVATYFDPQQTPDEFLSWLASWTALSLRADVNPIIQRQFIANIIKHYQLRGTKTNLEELLRIFVLGKPSVIETAEAEFQIGVHSTIGKDTYLGGGPPHFFTVTIALAEELKSKPQELARQLEIANALIQLEKPAHTDYKLIPIYPGTIQIGNKDSSVLGINTILGTMPTQPTTSP
- a CDS encoding XisH family protein, which produces MAAKDLFHQAVKQALLKEQWVITADPLKIKIEGVRFEIDLAAEKILAAEKEERKIAVEIKSFLNNSVLTDFHVALGQFLNYRLALQMSESDRMLYLAVPLDTFDSFFQERFVQEALKIYQVKLIVYEPQKEIILVWKE
- a CDS encoding tail fiber domain-containing protein, yielding MTFPIDGDLYVTGKTGLGIEQPQERLEVDGKIKTTDLQASGTVQALSFQGDGSNLTGVIKNLDSVVKKAGDIMAGPLTIQDNLTVNGNFRINQGTQSSFGSHLYLSKTDGSPGRGQWHINIAPNNALNFVESGIADYRLAITPGGNVGIGTPTPGTPLEIVSTQDSILRLRQNESGHPWNYIEWWNMSSRLWWSGTTPSNTFAIGTYLGGGTVLSLSTNGNVIGKFVQSSSKELKENIGLLCLQEAAQILAGLNPVKFNYKTDSDQHQNIGFIAEDVPELLATSDRKGVSIMDIVGVLTKVLQEQQKTILELAEKVKSLEAKIPNCDLG